One segment of Jatrophihabitans sp. DNA contains the following:
- the panC gene encoding pantoate--beta-alanine ligase: MTRLVRTRGELAAARAVLVQELGAQASLGMVPTMGALHAGHVALIDAARASCAAVVTSIFVNPMQFHQAGDLARYPRQLQEDLALCEQRGVDLVWAPEVADIYPEGPAQVWVTAGELADQLEGPDRPGHFDGVLTVVTKLFAAVRPHRAFFGEKDYQQLMLIRRMVRDLGQEVQVVAVPTVREPDGLALSSRNVLLSPSERVSARWLSAALMAGQNAAGSAEAVLAAAGQVLEAAEGVDVDYLELRDAELGPAPETGPARLLVAARIGSIRLIDNVAVELGR, from the coding sequence GTGACCCGGCTGGTCCGTACCCGCGGCGAGCTGGCCGCTGCGCGGGCGGTGCTGGTCCAGGAGCTGGGCGCGCAGGCGAGCCTGGGGATGGTGCCGACGATGGGCGCCCTGCACGCCGGCCATGTGGCGCTGATCGACGCTGCCCGAGCCAGTTGCGCCGCGGTGGTGACCAGCATCTTCGTCAACCCCATGCAGTTTCATCAGGCCGGCGACCTGGCGCGCTATCCGCGCCAGCTGCAGGAGGATCTGGCGCTGTGCGAGCAGCGCGGGGTGGACCTGGTGTGGGCGCCGGAGGTGGCCGACATCTATCCCGAGGGCCCGGCCCAGGTGTGGGTCACCGCCGGCGAGCTGGCTGACCAGCTGGAGGGCCCGGACCGGCCGGGCCACTTCGACGGCGTCCTGACCGTGGTCACCAAGCTGTTCGCCGCCGTCCGGCCGCACCGGGCGTTCTTCGGCGAGAAGGACTATCAGCAGCTGATGCTGATCCGGCGGATGGTTCGCGATCTGGGCCAGGAGGTGCAGGTGGTCGCGGTGCCGACCGTCCGCGAGCCGGACGGGTTGGCGCTGTCAAGCCGTAACGTGCTGCTGTCGCCGTCTGAACGGGTCAGCGCGCGGTGGCTGAGCGCCGCGCTGATGGCAGGTCAGAACGCCGCCGGGTCCGCCGAGGCGGTGCTGGCCGCCGCCGGTCAGGTGCTGGAGGCCGCTGAAGGGGTGGACGTGGACTATCTCGAACTGCGCGATGCCGAACTCGGCCCGGCGCCGGAGACGGGGCCGGCCAGGCTGCTGGTAGCGGCCCGGATCGGATCGATCAGGCTGATCGACAACGTCGCCGTGGAGCTGGGCCGATGA
- a CDS encoding DUF2520 domain-containing protein: MIQSGDAPRLRVAVVGVGRVGSVLGAALGRVGHQVVAGTGVSAESQRRAERLLPGVPLVPADEAVGQADLVLLTVPDTELAGLVQGLAATGAWQAGQLAVHTSGASGIAIFAPAVGAGVVGMALHPVMTFAGRPEDLQRLDGVAFGITAPEEFRPVAETLVLELGGEPVWVPESARPGYHAALAMGSNHLVTLVNDSRDVLASAGVEDPTRLLAPLLGASLDNALRLADEALTGPVSRGDRGTLEAHIRALRGTAYLQPYLAMALRTMQRAHAAGRLTRLQCADLLEGIEHAEGDSR; this comes from the coding sequence GTGATCCAATCCGGTGACGCCCCGCGGTTGCGGGTTGCCGTCGTCGGGGTCGGCCGGGTGGGATCGGTGCTCGGCGCCGCGCTGGGCCGGGTGGGCCATCAGGTGGTGGCCGGCACCGGCGTCAGCGCCGAGTCGCAGCGGCGGGCGGAGCGGTTGCTGCCCGGTGTGCCACTGGTGCCTGCCGACGAGGCGGTGGGACAGGCTGACCTGGTGTTGCTGACGGTGCCTGACACCGAGCTTGCCGGCCTGGTCCAGGGATTGGCGGCCACCGGCGCCTGGCAGGCCGGTCAGCTGGCGGTCCACACTTCCGGGGCCAGCGGCATCGCGATCTTCGCCCCGGCGGTCGGCGCCGGCGTGGTCGGCATGGCGCTGCATCCGGTGATGACCTTCGCCGGGCGCCCAGAGGATCTGCAGCGCCTGGATGGCGTGGCCTTCGGCATCACCGCGCCCGAGGAGTTCCGTCCGGTCGCCGAAACCCTGGTGCTCGAACTCGGCGGCGAGCCGGTCTGGGTGCCCGAGTCCGCCCGGCCGGGCTATCACGCCGCCCTGGCGATGGGCTCCAACCACCTGGTGACCCTGGTCAACGACTCCCGCGACGTGCTGGCATCGGCCGGGGTCGAGGACCCCACCCGGTTGCTCGCGCCGCTGCTGGGCGCCTCGCTGGACAACGCGCTGCGCCTGGCCGACGAGGCGCTGACCGGCCCGGTTTCGCGCGGGGACCGTGGCACCCTGGAGGCTCACATCCGGGCCCTGCGGGGCACCGCCTATCTGCAGCCGTACCTGGCGATGGCGCTGCGCACCATGCAGCGCGCGCACGCGGCCGGCCGGCTGACTCGGCTGCAGTGCGCCGACCTGCTCGAAGGCATCGAGCACGCCGAAGGCGACAGCCGGTGA
- a CDS encoding VOC family protein has protein sequence MPMVLRFELFPVDIDRSVDFYTSVLGFKVDADKRDSSHPYASLRRDGVVIGLSPRPSSGPQEYRRPPTGVEVVLEVDDLDAEYESVRQAGGEVTEGLRRQPWGLTDFRICDPDGYYLRITEHQAD, from the coding sequence ATGCCCATGGTCTTGCGATTCGAGCTCTTCCCCGTGGACATCGATCGCTCAGTTGACTTCTACACCAGCGTTCTGGGCTTCAAGGTCGACGCCGACAAGCGCGACTCGTCGCACCCCTACGCGTCCCTACGGCGTGATGGCGTGGTCATCGGCCTCTCGCCGAGACCGTCGAGTGGGCCCCAGGAATACAGACGGCCTCCGACGGGTGTCGAGGTGGTGCTTGAGGTTGACGACCTGGATGCGGAGTACGAGTCGGTGCGGCAGGCGGGCGGGGAAGTGACTGAGGGCCTTCGCCGGCAACCGTGGGGGCTCACCGACTTTCGCATCTGCGACCCGGACGGCTACTACCTCCGAATCACCGAGCACCAAGCCGACTAG